In the genome of Streptomyces globosus, one region contains:
- a CDS encoding MMPL family transporter, translating to MLSKALLRLGTSAARRPWRVIAVWLLAAVLAVLAALAVGGRTADSMTAPGLDSQRAAELIERAGTGQEGMTAQVVVTPRDGGATFFDSGSGSGSDSARTALTRLQTEVQRLPHVLGTSDPARALDAGRDTAVRGGLVSADGRIAVVRVQYPDQSRLSAGDLEALVDLGDRLGAELPLRIEMGGSLFYAFSDPDGGASELIGILAAAAILFLAFGSLVAAALPIGMAVFGLTVGVATMTVLAGVTDVPAFAPVLGSMVGLGVGIDYALFVLARHREYLARGLDPHEAAGQAVATAGRPVVFAGGTVVVSILGMAVANVPFMTVGGLAVSIVVLTMVLASVTLLPAFLGAAGPRLGRAGRIVRALRASRSGRTGRRRDTAAGAASAAGWRRWIGHVSRHPVVYAVGAAGLLLTATLPVLGLRVGLPDDGSLPQSRTERRAYDLVAEGFGPGTNGPLVIAADPSGDRGAVDRLVTAVAADPGIASVAPTHIDQATGIATLVVFPTTSPQDKATADTIARLRTEVLPAAIGEGPARAHVGGAAASLSDVGQRTSRRLPLFIAAVLALSFLLLIPVFRSVVVPLKAVLLNLLSIGAAYGVMVAVFQWGWGGALIGLEATVPVVSFIPMFLFAILFGLSMDYEVFLLARVREEYVRTGDNSTAIVEGVSGTARIITSAALIMVAVFLSFAVADDPSAKMFGLGLATAIFVDATVVRMVLVPATMTLLGRANWWLPAWLDRLLPRSPVGIGTVHDSDAISTGVGRG from the coding sequence ATGCTCTCGAAAGCCCTGTTGCGCCTGGGCACAAGCGCCGCCCGCCGTCCCTGGCGGGTGATCGCGGTATGGCTGCTCGCCGCCGTGCTTGCCGTCCTCGCCGCCCTCGCCGTCGGCGGGCGGACCGCGGACTCGATGACCGCTCCGGGACTGGACTCCCAACGGGCCGCGGAACTGATCGAGCGGGCCGGCACGGGTCAGGAGGGCATGACCGCCCAGGTCGTCGTCACCCCCCGCGACGGCGGGGCGACCTTTTTCGACAGCGGCAGCGGCAGCGGCAGCGACAGCGCGCGCACCGCTCTCACGCGGCTGCAGACCGAGGTGCAGCGGCTGCCGCACGTGCTCGGCACGAGCGACCCGGCGCGGGCACTCGACGCAGGCCGGGACACCGCCGTGCGCGGCGGACTTGTCTCGGCCGACGGACGGATCGCGGTCGTCCGGGTCCAGTACCCCGACCAGAGCCGGCTGTCGGCCGGGGACCTCGAAGCCCTCGTCGATCTCGGCGACCGGCTGGGCGCCGAGCTGCCCCTGCGCATCGAGATGGGCGGGAGCCTCTTCTACGCCTTCTCCGACCCCGACGGCGGCGCAAGCGAGCTGATCGGGATCCTCGCCGCCGCCGCGATCCTGTTCCTGGCGTTCGGTTCGCTCGTCGCCGCCGCGCTCCCGATCGGCATGGCGGTCTTCGGGCTGACCGTCGGCGTCGCCACGATGACGGTACTGGCCGGGGTGACGGACGTCCCCGCTTTCGCACCGGTCCTCGGCAGCATGGTCGGGCTCGGAGTGGGCATCGACTACGCGCTGTTCGTGCTCGCCAGGCACCGGGAGTACCTCGCGCGCGGCCTCGATCCGCACGAGGCGGCCGGACAGGCTGTGGCCACGGCGGGGCGGCCCGTGGTCTTCGCCGGCGGTACCGTCGTCGTGTCGATCCTCGGAATGGCGGTCGCGAACGTGCCGTTCATGACGGTGGGCGGCCTGGCCGTCTCGATCGTCGTCCTGACCATGGTGCTCGCGTCGGTGACGCTGCTGCCGGCCTTCCTCGGTGCGGCCGGCCCGCGGCTGGGCCGGGCCGGCCGGATCGTCCGGGCGCTACGGGCCAGCCGGTCGGGCCGAACCGGCCGACGGCGGGACACGGCGGCGGGCGCCGCCTCCGCCGCCGGGTGGAGGCGCTGGATCGGCCACGTCAGCCGGCACCCGGTGGTGTACGCGGTCGGCGCGGCGGGGCTGCTGCTGACGGCGACGCTGCCCGTGCTCGGCCTGCGCGTCGGCCTGCCCGACGACGGCTCACTGCCGCAGAGCCGTACGGAACGCCGCGCCTACGACCTCGTCGCCGAGGGGTTCGGCCCGGGCACCAACGGTCCCCTCGTCATCGCCGCGGACCCCTCCGGCGACCGGGGAGCGGTGGACCGACTCGTCACCGCGGTCGCGGCGGATCCGGGCATCGCATCCGTCGCGCCGACGCACATCGACCAGGCCACCGGCATCGCGACCCTCGTGGTGTTCCCGACCACCAGCCCGCAGGACAAGGCCACGGCCGACACCATCGCCCGGCTGCGCACCGAGGTGCTGCCCGCGGCGATCGGGGAGGGCCCGGCCAGGGCCCACGTCGGGGGCGCCGCCGCGAGCCTGTCAGACGTGGGCCAACGCACCAGCCGGCGCCTGCCGTTGTTCATCGCCGCCGTGCTGGCGCTCTCGTTCCTCCTCCTGATTCCGGTCTTCCGCTCGGTCGTCGTACCGCTCAAGGCGGTACTGCTGAACCTGCTGAGCATCGGCGCGGCCTACGGGGTCATGGTCGCGGTCTTCCAGTGGGGCTGGGGAGGTGCGCTCATCGGACTGGAAGCGACGGTCCCGGTCGTGTCGTTCATCCCGATGTTCCTCTTCGCCATCCTGTTCGGCCTGTCGATGGACTACGAGGTGTTCCTCCTCGCGCGCGTCCGTGAGGAGTACGTGCGCACCGGCGACAACAGCACGGCGATCGTGGAGGGCGTCTCCGGCACCGCCCGGATCATCACGTCGGCCGCCCTCATCATGGTGGCGGTCTTCCTGTCCTTCGCCGTGGCCGATGACCCCTCCGCCAAGATGTTCGGGCTCGGCCTCGCCACCGCGATCTTCGTTGACGCCACGGTCGTGCGCATGGTGCTGGTGCCGGCGACCATGACGCTCCTCGGCCGGGCCAACTGGTGGCTGCCCGCGTGGCTGGACCGGCTGCTTCCCCGGAGCCCGGTCGGGATCGGCACCGTCCACGACTCCGACGCGATATCCACGGGTGTCGGACGTGGGTGA
- a CDS encoding universal stress protein: MSGLVVVGVDGSASSLAAVEAAAREARWRGAGLRVVHAFLWPAMHVPLGPAPLGPPEGGLRDMVEGLVAEAVARARSTAPGVDVSHAVVTGEALTVLEAQSRAADLVVVGSRGMGGFVGLLIGSTAVHLAAHGGCPVLVVREGGDEKGPVVVGVDGSAAGEQAIEFAFAEAALRGAPLKAIHAWTLWNTPPAEIHEGADTYVDPPSGLAEAEELLVSEALAGRREQYPGVSVEPRALRSQTREALIAASRSAQLLVVGARGRGGFAGLVLGSVSQAVLHHAHCPVAVVRGAAERS, translated from the coding sequence ATGAGCGGTCTGGTGGTCGTGGGCGTGGACGGGTCGGCGTCGAGCCTCGCGGCGGTGGAGGCTGCGGCGCGTGAGGCGCGGTGGCGCGGTGCCGGGCTGCGTGTGGTGCACGCGTTCTTGTGGCCTGCGATGCATGTGCCGCTGGGGCCCGCTCCGCTGGGCCCGCCGGAAGGCGGGCTGCGCGACATGGTCGAGGGCCTGGTGGCCGAGGCGGTGGCGCGTGCCAGGAGTACGGCGCCGGGGGTGGACGTCTCGCACGCGGTGGTGACCGGGGAGGCGTTGACGGTGCTGGAGGCGCAGTCGCGGGCTGCGGATCTCGTGGTCGTCGGGTCGCGGGGCATGGGCGGCTTCGTCGGGCTGCTGATCGGTTCGACGGCGGTGCATCTCGCCGCGCACGGCGGGTGTCCGGTGCTGGTCGTGCGCGAGGGGGGCGACGAGAAGGGGCCGGTCGTGGTGGGCGTGGACGGCTCGGCCGCGGGCGAGCAGGCGATCGAGTTCGCCTTCGCGGAGGCCGCGCTGCGCGGGGCGCCACTGAAGGCGATTCATGCCTGGACCCTGTGGAATACGCCCCCTGCCGAAATACACGAGGGTGCCGACACCTATGTGGATCCGCCGAGCGGACTTGCCGAGGCGGAGGAGCTGCTGGTGTCCGAGGCGCTGGCCGGGCGCCGGGAGCAGTACCCGGGAGTGAGCGTGGAGCCTCGGGCGCTGCGCAGCCAGACCCGTGAGGCGCTGATTGCGGCCAGTCGCTCGGCGCAGCTGCTGGTGGTCGGCGCTCGGGGCCGCGGCGGGTTCGCCGGCCTGGTGCTGGGGTCGGTCAGCCAGGCGGTCCTGCATCATGCGCACTGCCCGGTCGCTGTCGTACGAGGGGCCGCTGAGCGTTCATGA
- the mobL gene encoding relaxase MobL has protein sequence MGLKQDIVIVNEFTVQLPGGKGSRGATPGDYITRYMARAQATESLAPIQRLRTDDFILRYTARESAVERVGISRGAAKHEMRQAQGHGGVAFGYGSVSLSDEQLKAAGRDIQHYFDAGHTVLKTVLSFDEEYLRKQKIIDVDFRCEARGDYRGHIDQMKLRMAVMYGLERMGSGTSGFDDLRYVGVIQVDTEHVHCHLAMVDGGRGQVTKNGTQRGKLLDRHKSRLRRGVDAWLHEKQAVAHLSSAVGYERRNVTTFIKRWAHERIRAESLPQFLVACLPGDRTLWRAGSDDARMRKANQLVTELVEEQLERAGSPMPAAMERIVDYANERRAKESLSTEEWQKLVEQGRTQITERAVNGIYQMLRAMPESELRVRTPMLEVMGMDYQQMAALAADRRVGHENTEADLVSFGFRLRSYASRLRHHREKAGVYRDLTHQWERAEKAGVAAEDSRPLYDFYRFEEAYHWRLMSKYRHFLPFVGGAGAWHEQQQDVAAYGRRLLSLMALRADASLQRMKDSEEAENLGRTIYGQPGGRLLTEGMRGRAVLDARIRTMKQSYDRKLHGLRADLASSGLVLRVGSGAEDRASTEADAVSTDFKVGVGTAYDFDEVKGLDLHHLGYDFVTDVVIGARAHQAFVETARDRRRLLLAAMDYLDQSGQAEAIADLPVNDVAAMTRVSRELTSQQTGRRSGSLMLRSRIAELRAGREQAAGMRRSKASSLDAGLVVRVQARVDQAVTTAEAEMAFDSHQPSISTAFEP, from the coding sequence ATGGGCCTGAAGCAGGACATCGTGATCGTGAATGAGTTCACCGTGCAGCTGCCCGGCGGCAAGGGATCGCGCGGCGCGACGCCGGGCGACTACATCACCCGGTACATGGCCCGCGCGCAGGCGACGGAGTCCCTGGCTCCGATCCAGCGTCTGCGCACCGACGACTTCATCCTGCGCTACACGGCGAGGGAGTCCGCCGTCGAGCGCGTCGGCATTTCGCGGGGTGCGGCGAAGCACGAGATGCGCCAGGCGCAAGGCCACGGCGGCGTGGCCTTCGGCTACGGCTCGGTCTCGCTCTCGGACGAACAGCTCAAGGCGGCCGGCAGGGACATCCAGCACTACTTCGACGCGGGGCACACCGTGTTGAAGACCGTGCTGTCTTTCGACGAGGAGTACCTGCGGAAGCAAAAGATCATCGACGTTGACTTCCGCTGCGAAGCCCGCGGTGACTACCGCGGCCACATCGATCAGATGAAGCTGCGCATGGCGGTCATGTACGGCCTGGAGCGGATGGGCTCTGGGACCAGCGGCTTCGACGACCTGCGGTACGTGGGGGTCATCCAGGTCGACACCGAGCACGTGCACTGCCACCTGGCCATGGTCGACGGCGGCCGGGGCCAGGTGACGAAGAACGGCACGCAGCGCGGCAAGCTACTGGACCGGCACAAGTCCCGGCTCCGCCGCGGCGTCGATGCCTGGCTCCACGAGAAGCAGGCGGTCGCCCACCTCTCCAGCGCCGTCGGCTACGAGCGGCGCAACGTCACCACCTTCATCAAGCGGTGGGCGCACGAGCGGATCCGTGCCGAGTCCCTGCCGCAGTTTCTGGTCGCCTGCCTGCCTGGGGACCGAACGCTTTGGCGCGCCGGCTCGGACGACGCTCGCATGCGCAAGGCGAACCAGTTGGTGACCGAGCTCGTGGAGGAGCAGCTCGAACGTGCTGGGTCCCCGATGCCCGCGGCCATGGAGCGCATCGTCGACTACGCCAACGAGCGCCGCGCAAAGGAGTCTCTGAGCACGGAGGAGTGGCAGAAGCTCGTCGAGCAGGGACGTACGCAGATCACGGAGCGCGCCGTCAACGGCATCTACCAGATGCTTCGGGCCATGCCGGAGTCGGAACTGCGGGTGCGCACGCCGATGCTCGAAGTCATGGGGATGGACTACCAGCAGATGGCGGCGCTGGCTGCAGATCGTCGCGTGGGCCACGAGAACACGGAAGCCGATCTGGTCTCCTTCGGCTTCCGGCTGCGCAGCTACGCCTCACGTCTACGGCATCACCGGGAGAAGGCCGGGGTCTACCGCGATCTCACCCACCAGTGGGAACGGGCCGAGAAGGCCGGTGTGGCGGCCGAGGATTCGCGCCCGCTCTACGACTTCTACCGCTTCGAGGAGGCCTACCACTGGAGGCTGATGAGCAAGTACCGGCACTTCCTGCCCTTTGTCGGCGGTGCGGGCGCATGGCACGAGCAGCAGCAGGACGTGGCGGCTTACGGCCGGCGGCTGCTCTCGCTCATGGCCCTGCGCGCGGATGCCTCTCTGCAGCGGATGAAAGACTCCGAGGAGGCCGAGAATCTGGGCCGGACGATCTACGGTCAGCCCGGCGGCAGGCTCCTGACCGAGGGCATGCGCGGCCGGGCGGTGCTGGACGCGCGCATTCGGACGATGAAGCAGTCCTATGACCGGAAGTTGCACGGCCTCCGGGCCGATCTCGCTTCCTCCGGCCTGGTGCTGCGCGTGGGGTCGGGCGCCGAGGACCGGGCGAGTACGGAGGCGGACGCGGTCAGCACGGACTTCAAGGTCGGCGTCGGTACCGCGTATGACTTCGACGAGGTCAAAGGCTTGGATCTGCATCACCTGGGCTACGACTTCGTCACCGACGTCGTCATCGGCGCGCGCGCACACCAGGCCTTCGTCGAGACGGCCAGGGATCGCCGACGGCTGCTGCTGGCGGCGATGGACTACCTGGACCAGTCCGGTCAGGCAGAGGCAATTGCCGATCTGCCGGTGAACGACGTCGCGGCGATGACACGGGTGTCCCGGGAGCTGACGTCCCAGCAGACGGGCCGGCGATCCGGCTCGCTCATGTTGCGTTCCCGAATCGCGGAGCTGCGCGCCGGGCGCGAGCAAGCCGCGGGGATGCGGCGGTCCAAGGCTTCCTCGCTGGACGCCGGCCTGGTCGTGCGGGTCCAGGCCCGAGTCGATCAGGCTGTGACCACAGCAGAGGCCGAGATGGCATTCGACTCGCATCAGCCGTCCATCTCAACCGCTTTTGAGCCCTAA
- a CDS encoding sensor histidine kinase encodes MLRDDLRTLWTAPRPPDAPARVRRDWVLLAAGLAGVALEAALRENVVWRPVAVVLAVWLCLLPLWRRTRPLAMVTLAFGSVILLPLASLVAAPREPVGLYTGAVVLVLVYALPRWGSGREIVLGGAVILAAFSLCAVTDETPPGEQVVGLVFLLLPGLIGAAVRFWTTARERQWEQVRSREREQLARELHDTVAHHVSAIVIRAQAGRVLAGADPSAAVEALEGVEEEGARTLEEMRAMVAALRDRGVGAELAPPAGVADLERLVRAPGGRLTVGLALDGEVDTLSPAVDAAVYRIVQESVTNAMRHAVSATEVAVRVTAERDTVRVSVRDNGQRTGRGRDGYGLAGLRERAALLGGTLRAGPGAEEGWHVEAELPRARRESGAHSRPRR; translated from the coding sequence GTGCTGCGAGACGACCTGCGAACCCTGTGGACCGCACCCCGGCCGCCCGACGCACCCGCCCGCGTGCGGAGGGACTGGGTGCTGCTCGCCGCGGGCCTTGCCGGTGTGGCGCTGGAGGCCGCCCTGCGCGAGAACGTCGTGTGGCGGCCGGTGGCGGTGGTGCTCGCCGTATGGCTGTGCCTGCTGCCCCTGTGGCGCCGGACCCGCCCGCTGGCGATGGTGACGCTGGCGTTCGGCTCGGTGATCCTGCTGCCGTTGGCCTCGCTCGTCGCCGCGCCGCGCGAGCCCGTCGGCCTGTACACCGGCGCCGTCGTGCTCGTGCTCGTGTACGCGCTGCCCCGGTGGGGATCGGGACGGGAGATCGTGCTGGGCGGCGCGGTGATCCTCGCGGCCTTCTCGCTGTGCGCCGTCACGGACGAAACCCCGCCCGGCGAACAGGTCGTGGGCCTCGTCTTCCTGTTGCTGCCCGGCTTGATCGGGGCTGCCGTGCGGTTCTGGACGACCGCTCGCGAGCGGCAGTGGGAGCAGGTACGCTCCCGCGAGCGTGAGCAGCTCGCCCGGGAACTGCACGACACGGTGGCCCACCACGTCTCGGCCATCGTGATCCGCGCCCAGGCGGGCCGGGTGCTCGCGGGCGCCGACCCGTCCGCCGCCGTCGAGGCGCTGGAAGGGGTCGAGGAGGAAGGGGCGCGGACGCTGGAGGAGATGCGGGCCATGGTCGCCGCGCTGCGCGACCGCGGGGTCGGCGCCGAGCTGGCGCCACCTGCGGGCGTGGCGGACCTGGAGCGCCTGGTGCGCGCGCCGGGTGGTCGCCTCACGGTCGGCCTGGCGCTCGACGGCGAGGTGGACACGCTGTCCCCGGCGGTGGACGCGGCCGTCTACCGCATCGTGCAGGAGTCGGTGACCAACGCGATGCGGCACGCGGTCAGCGCGACCGAGGTCGCGGTCCGGGTGACCGCGGAACGGGACACGGTACGGGTGAGTGTGCGCGACAACGGTCAACGCACCGGCCGAGGCCGCGACGGATACGGACTGGCCGGACTGCGCGAGCGCGCGGCTCTGCTCGGCGGCACCCTCCGCGCCGGCCCGGGCGCCGAGGAGGGCTGGCACGTCGAAGCCGAGCTGCCGAGAGCGAGGAGGGAGAGCGGTGCCCATTCGCGTCCTCGTCGCTGA
- a CDS encoding response regulator, producing the protein MPIRVLVADDQAIIRTGLRIMLNAQPGMEVVGEAADGHEAVRLARELRPDVCLFDIRMPVLDGLEATRLLAGPGVADPLAVVVITTFDLDEYVYGSLRAGARGFLLKDTGPDLLAQAVRSASDGEALIAPSVTVRLLQTFSDLPAGRPAAQPVSPVTAREEQVLLAVARGLTNTEIADALHISLSTVKTHLASLMAKLGARNRVEIAMWAYETRRILPGT; encoded by the coding sequence GTGCCCATTCGCGTCCTCGTCGCTGACGACCAGGCCATCATCCGCACCGGGCTGCGCATCATGCTGAACGCCCAGCCCGGCATGGAGGTGGTCGGCGAGGCCGCCGACGGACACGAGGCGGTCCGACTGGCCCGCGAACTCCGCCCCGACGTCTGCCTGTTCGACATCCGCATGCCCGTGCTCGACGGGCTCGAGGCCACCCGGCTGCTCGCCGGCCCGGGCGTCGCCGACCCGCTGGCCGTGGTCGTCATCACCACGTTCGACCTCGACGAGTACGTCTACGGCTCCCTGCGTGCCGGCGCCCGGGGGTTCCTCCTCAAGGACACGGGACCGGACCTTCTGGCGCAGGCCGTACGGTCGGCGTCCGACGGTGAGGCGCTCATCGCGCCCAGCGTCACCGTCCGTCTGCTCCAGACCTTCTCGGACCTGCCCGCCGGCCGGCCCGCTGCCCAGCCTGTCTCCCCCGTCACCGCCCGCGAGGAGCAGGTGCTCCTCGCCGTCGCCCGCGGGCTGACCAACACCGAGATCGCCGATGCGCTGCACATCAGCCTCAGCACGGTGAAGACGCACCTGGCGAGCCTGATGGCGAAACTCGGCGCCCGCAACCGGGTCGAGATCGCGATGTGGGCCTACGAGACGCGCCGTATCCTCCCCGGAACCTGA
- a CDS encoding phage tail tip lysozyme has protein sequence MNGVAGNLAGGATQKAIEGDGSSATRRNVGRYAGAAVSGAVAGAQAGGLPGAAVGAAKNLAVEGAQDTVKGVSKATGGSPDAKPADQRKLGVGGTGYERGATKDDEGLGSKAAKGVAIGGGASAAPPAMGLVMAMALLNWLKSMFFAAMAMAVNAGKLLWTLFVNILKAVGHAIAAPFMAIGGFLAKGAGAVLGFTVTATMAPVAATLSGAVAMTATVALLGTVLTGVLNSTALTEGSINANRAACVVNADNVGTGSGATVPANVEKNAKEIYSVLSTWGMPKENIAGILGNWSQESGIDPTSVQNFPTGTYAMTAAKADAAQNTNNGIGLGQWTFGRNTLLRQYAQRKGVDWFTIKAQLAFMADGDNPGDVAVFKDMLRKSQGSPRAAALHFHENWERSADGAAGLAVRGDNAEMWFGKMSGWSVDSSIVGGVEDIVGGIIDNISNAINTILGNCASTAGGSISPKDGGMTQEEAQALVDLFNKEGDKFLDDRYGPGGGPGSCGDNHAMNCVSFSTYFVNKYTTFQAYPVGDGKETAYTIARETGKTMQSTPVPYSVGSGPGSTSVGHTLVVLGVQGDKVILGEAGYCAYMGRVRVDSAARMAAEGWKFVDMSDAMLASDKIKTA, from the coding sequence ATGAACGGCGTCGCCGGGAACCTGGCCGGAGGCGCGACCCAGAAAGCGATCGAAGGAGACGGCAGCAGCGCGACCCGTCGCAACGTCGGGCGTTACGCGGGAGCTGCTGTCTCCGGTGCCGTGGCCGGCGCACAGGCCGGCGGCCTTCCGGGAGCCGCCGTTGGCGCAGCGAAGAACCTCGCTGTCGAGGGTGCCCAGGACACGGTCAAAGGCGTGTCCAAGGCCACCGGCGGCAGCCCGGACGCCAAGCCGGCCGACCAGCGCAAGCTGGGTGTCGGCGGCACGGGCTACGAGCGCGGCGCGACGAAGGACGACGAGGGCCTGGGCTCGAAGGCGGCCAAGGGCGTGGCCATCGGCGGTGGTGCGTCTGCTGCTCCGCCGGCCATGGGCCTGGTCATGGCCATGGCCTTACTGAACTGGCTCAAGTCCATGTTCTTCGCAGCCATGGCGATGGCCGTCAACGCCGGGAAGCTGCTGTGGACTCTCTTTGTCAACATCCTCAAGGCGGTTGGTCATGCGATCGCCGCACCGTTCATGGCGATCGGCGGCTTCCTGGCCAAGGGGGCCGGCGCGGTCCTGGGCTTCACCGTCACTGCGACGATGGCCCCTGTAGCGGCAACGCTGTCGGGTGCGGTCGCGATGACCGCCACCGTGGCCCTGCTGGGCACGGTGCTGACCGGTGTCCTCAACTCGACGGCGTTGACCGAGGGCAGCATCAACGCGAACAGAGCGGCGTGCGTCGTCAACGCGGACAACGTCGGCACCGGTTCCGGTGCCACAGTCCCGGCGAACGTGGAGAAGAACGCCAAGGAGATCTACTCGGTACTCAGCACTTGGGGGATGCCGAAGGAGAACATCGCGGGCATCCTCGGGAACTGGTCACAGGAGTCCGGGATCGACCCGACGAGTGTGCAGAACTTTCCGACGGGGACGTATGCCATGACCGCCGCGAAGGCCGACGCCGCGCAGAACACGAACAACGGTATCGGCCTTGGGCAGTGGACGTTCGGCCGCAACACGCTCCTGCGCCAGTACGCGCAGCGCAAGGGCGTCGACTGGTTCACGATCAAGGCCCAGTTGGCGTTCATGGCCGATGGTGACAACCCGGGCGACGTTGCGGTCTTCAAGGACATGCTCAGGAAGTCGCAGGGCTCGCCGCGTGCGGCGGCTCTGCACTTTCACGAGAACTGGGAGCGCTCCGCCGACGGCGCGGCCGGGCTCGCTGTACGAGGCGACAACGCCGAGATGTGGTTCGGCAAGATGAGCGGCTGGTCGGTCGACAGCTCGATCGTCGGTGGCGTCGAGGACATCGTCGGCGGGATCATCGACAACATATCGAACGCGATCAACACGATCCTGGGAAACTGCGCCTCCACGGCCGGCGGTTCCATCTCGCCGAAGGACGGCGGGATGACGCAAGAGGAGGCCCAGGCCCTCGTCGACCTCTTCAACAAGGAGGGCGACAAGTTCCTCGACGACCGGTACGGTCCGGGCGGCGGCCCCGGTTCCTGCGGCGACAACCACGCGATGAACTGTGTGAGCTTCTCCACCTACTTCGTGAACAAATACACGACGTTCCAGGCCTACCCGGTCGGTGATGGCAAGGAGACGGCCTACACGATCGCGAGGGAGACCGGCAAGACGATGCAGTCGACCCCCGTCCCCTACTCGGTCGGGTCCGGGCCGGGATCCACTTCCGTCGGCCACACCCTCGTGGTTCTTGGCGTCCAGGGGGACAAGGTCATCCTCGGTGAGGCCGGCTACTGCGCCTACATGGGCCGGGTCCGCGTCGACAGCGCGGCGCGGATGGCTGCCGAAGGCTGGAAGTTCGTGGACATGTCGGATGCGATGCTCGCCTCCGACAAGATCAAAACGGCCTGA
- a CDS encoding helix-turn-helix domain-containing protein: protein MNPLPGDLFARRLRQERERLGISQAELARRMAALLGANVDSTAITRIEQQTRAVRLDEAVTAAEALGVPLITLVSDNYARENEAEIQKQLAELAIAEQERERLLQKIHRITRTIRQLSAEREAFVSHALSVNPETAGDHELDPETQAALDARMRDVRNKPAGEGPGPGPSA, encoded by the coding sequence ATGAACCCACTGCCCGGTGACCTTTTCGCCCGTCGGCTTCGTCAAGAGCGCGAACGCCTCGGCATCAGCCAGGCAGAGCTGGCGCGCCGCATGGCCGCACTGCTTGGTGCGAACGTTGACTCCACTGCCATCACGCGCATCGAGCAGCAGACCCGTGCGGTCAGGCTCGATGAGGCGGTCACCGCTGCCGAGGCTCTCGGGGTTCCGCTGATCACACTGGTCAGCGACAACTACGCCCGGGAAAACGAGGCTGAGATCCAGAAGCAGCTCGCCGAGCTCGCCATCGCCGAGCAGGAGCGGGAGAGGCTGCTGCAGAAGATCCACCGGATCACCCGGACCATCCGGCAACTCTCCGCCGAGCGGGAGGCCTTCGTCTCCCACGCGCTGAGCGTCAACCCTGAAACCGCCGGCGACCACGAGCTCGACCCGGAGACCCAGGCCGCTCTCGATGCCCGGATGCGTGATGTCCGCAACAAGCCGGCCGGAGAAGGCCCAGGCCCAGGCCCAAGTGCATGA